One genomic segment of Plasmodium vivax chromosome 9, whole genome shotgun sequence includes these proteins:
- a CDS encoding hypothetical protein, conserved (encoded by transcript PVX_091005A), which produces MWGLTATQEEAKSLRTKRRVKWVNPSERSPAEEADEWGNLSHGNMSAPTPGEEEPNCETAIWGRNPPHEEKPSEEKYTQRKGSSTPPNEELRKIYQGVQKKLYQKYNHQGVGSDPHKVETYERNYEQVNELNIHRMLLLGLETLNISELNQMQINSFLTIQQGKDILINYPDGSGKTVAYLLPLLNNIYFVHDYLEELILESYHEGKGKRCGNSVRENFKFNNNFDVYSEMRRYFLKYSHYRRNVLLGDDAHQVGKKMNRRFHLLPSHFDELHEGPTRGSPPLGRTHLSQKKKNTPLGGRNGDQPDNSRKDEGANRRTVSLMNKLIEVIKINRINLNNLNSDRANREELAKLENVLKYNVKVKEEEPNWVATPPESDECIYRYLTRNPLQINKPVIILTVNKDNISQIVRVIKQLDVLNRINIQTLNGVPYEDVQHSTRGEITEIAPQSEEVEIQLESIHHPENIHVVNVNRMANPVLCKDEILWTCADVVITTPDIFLHAYQNERTRQILPSIIIFDEVDMLFQNNAYRNTVMNIFHLVKRRPEIYNPHVDVSSAGLEEVATSIEAALASGPKEVPLTNGEANAAPLTSGDANAAPLTSGDANAASLRSGGEKATSPLGQPQILSAFQSGLHPVDGDFERCHFGDLDMSPLEGAKRGNPEKAKKEERANLPPRAKEKARELPLLQMIYVSSTLPSVGHTTAGSMLAERFSNLVEIVCRENYHIPRNVRTQWIELNRDKILSHFLFSGGEGGTQNGEDSSGVAAEDEGTSQNSGFDAQRSASPAHPVGSLKDAALSSKINKLENSSFEHRLDLLIHVLKKYHEWSASSGFYKDTEFSEHGQAKKDTTNKPLGGRGKKKKKNFSNSAKGGQFHLIDNEEVYKTIVFVNSVKDCMRIYFFLKKHNWPVFCFHKNISINSRMQNLHSFHHAHVAILVTTDLLSRGIDTKNVDHIINFHFPSDAITYLHRLGKMNRGGGDHYDALNGRNDAEKGQMRHRHTHLEEEHIGGEAHTKRSHQGDKHSEHIPTDHQDKDNTFPHKKKNFLVTNFLSFSNLPLAQAIRSCDEENTSLLPLFSRKKSFKMKIKRKESNARGGDNRYIDVGVEEEVATRIDEDSSNVRESKLQRGHSPHQEEAQFEKGHSREPSTCERDERNVYVQAPFSVFSLDESGEESEGSGTDGEEAGEEGYTEEEDTDDEDTDKGYTDGATPPQGKLAQRRAAAKGKVKRKHNPRADDAHAHDPPGETPSCEEKKSLRRCRQSRVPSGGSPPRDKIPSWDDVQFDHKKFLVERFKSSDCYLMGQVKRGKLIFNNFESSADGDDDEELLF; this is translated from the exons ATGTGGGGGCTAACCGCAACGCAGGAGGAG GCCAAATCGTTGAGAACGAAAAGGAGGGTCAAATGGGTGAACCCTTCGGAGAGGAGTCCTGCAGAGGAAGCGGACGAATGGGGGAACCTGAGCCATGGCAACATGTCCGCTCCCAccccaggggaagaagaacccAACTGTGAGACAGCCATATGGGGAAGGAACCCCCCTCATGAAGAAAAACCCAGTGAGGAGAAGTACACACAAAGAAAGGGGAGTAGtacccccccaaatgaggaaCTCCGCAAAATATACCAAGGAGTGCAAAAGAAACTCTATCAAAAGTACAACCACCAGGGAGTGGGAAGCGACCCACATAAGGTAGAGACATACGAGAGGAACTACGAACAAGTGAACGAGTTAAACATCCATCGAATGCTACTGCTAGGGTTGGAAACACTTAACATAAGCGAACTGAATCAAATGCAAATCAACAGCTTCCTAACCATACAGCAGGGGAAAGACATACTCATAAATTACCCGGACGGCTCAGGCAAAACCGTAGCCTACCTGCTCCCCCTcctaaataatatttattttgtgcaTGACTATTTGGAGGAGCTCATCCTGGAAAGCTACCATgagggaaagggaaagaggTGTGGAAACTCCGTTCGGGAAAACTTCAAATTTAACAACAACTTTGATGTGTATAGCGAAATGAGGAGGTACTTCCTCAAGTACAGTCACTACAGGAGGAATGTACTGCTGGGGGATGATGCCCACCAGGTGGGGAAGAAGATGAACCGGAGGTTTCACCTGCTGCCAAGTCACTTTGATGAGCTGCACGAGGGACCCACGCGGGGGTCTCCACCCCTAGGTAGGACTCATCTgtcgcagaaaaaaaagaatacacCCTTGGGGGGTCGAAATGGAGACCAACCTGACAATAGCCGCAAAGACGAGGGAGCTAACCGAAGAACCGTCAGCCTGATGAACAAACTCATAgaagtaataaaaattaaccgAATCAACCTGAACAACCTAAATAGTGACCGTGCCAATAGGgaggagctagccaaattggAAAACGTTCTAAAATACAACGTTaaggtgaaggaggaagaacccAACTGGGTGGCCACCCCTCCAGAGAGTGACGAATGCATCTACCGATACCTAACTAGGAACCCATTACAAATTAATAAGCCAGTTATTATCCTTACGGTAAATAAAGATAACATAAGTCAAATTGTTCGGGTGATAAAGCAGCTGGACGTGCTCAACCGGATCAACATACAGACGTTGAATGGTGTGCCTTACGAGGATGTGCAGCATTCCACTAGGGGTGAAATAACTGAGATAGCGCCGCAAAGTGAAGAGGTGGAAATACAGTTGGAGAGCATCCACCACCCCGAAAACATCCACGTGGTAAACGTCAACCGAATGGCCAACCCCGTGTTGTGCAAGGACGAAATCTTGTGGACTTGTGCAGACGTAGTGATTACCACCCCCGACATCTTTCTCCACGCATACCAAAACGAACGAACCAGACAGATCCTCCCATCCATTATCATTTTCGATGAGGTAGATAtgctttttcaaaataatgcCTACAGAAATACCGTGATGaacatttttcaccttgTTAAGAGGAGACCCGAGATTTACAACCCCCATGTTGACGTTAGCAGTGCGGGGCTGGAAGAGGTGGCCACCTCGATTGAGGCGGCTTTGGCGAGCGGCCCAAAAGAGGTTCCGTTAACGAACGGTGAGGCGAACGCGGCTCCGTTAACGAGCGGTGATGCAAACGCGGCTCCGTTAACGAGCGGTGATGCAAACGCGGCTTCCTTAAGGAGCGGTGGCGAGAAAGCGACTTCTCCCCTTGGCCAACCCCAAATTTTAAGCGCCTTCCAAAGTGGACTTCACCCCGTTGATGGCGACTTCGAACGATGTCACTTTGGAGACCTCGACATGTCGCCCCTTGAGGgggccaaacgggggaacccggaaaaggcgaaaaaggaggaacgGGCGAACCTTCCCCCCCGGGCGAAGGAAAAAGCGCGAGAGCTGCCGCTCCTCCAGATGATATACGTCAGCTCGACGCTGCCCTCCGTGGGGCACACCACCGCGGGCAGCATGCTGGCGGAGCGGTTCAGCAACCTGGTCGAAATTGTGTGCAGGGAGAACTACCACATCCCGAGAAACGTGCGAACGCAGTGGATAGAACTAAACAGAGACAAAATTTTAAGTCACTTCCTGTTTAGCggcggggaggggggcacacaaaatggggaggacaGCTCGGGTGTGGCAGCCGAGGACGAGGGGACCTCTCAGAATAGCGGTTTCGACGCTCAACGCAGTGCTTCCCCCGCTCACCCTGTGGGCAGCCTGAAGGACGCCGCCCTATCCAGCAAGATCAACAAACTGGAGAACAGCTCCTTCGAGCACAGGCTGGACCTGCTAATCCacgttttgaaaaagtacCACGAGTGGTCAGCTAGCTCAGGGTTCTACAAAGACACAGAATTTTCTGAACATGGTCAGGCGAAAAAGGATACAACGAACAAACCCTTAggagggaggggaaaaaaaaaaaaaaaaaacttttcaaactcagcaaaaggggggcagtTCCACCTCATTGACAACGAAGAAGTTTACAAAACGATCGTATTTGTTAACAGCGTAAAGGATTGCATGCggatctatttttttttaaaaaaacacaactGGCCCGTCTTCTGCTTTCACAAAAACATATCAATAAATTCGCGGATGCAAAATCTGCACAGCTTCCACCACGCGCACGTTGCCATTTTAGTGACCACCGATTTGTTGAGCAGAGGCATAGACACCAAGAATGTGGACCACATAATTAACTTTCATTTTCCTTCCGACGCGATAACGTACCTCCACCGGCTAGGGAAAATGAACAGGGGTGGCGGTGACCATTACGACGCCCTTAATGGCCGTAATGATGCGGAGAAAGGGCAAATGCGGCACAGGCACACCCACCTGGAGGAGGAACACATCGGTGGAGAAGCACACACGAAGCGGTCACACCAAGGAGACAAACATTCGGAGCATATCCCAACCGATCATCAAGACAAAGACAACACCTTtccccacaaaaaaaaaaactttctcGTGACGAACTTCCTATCATTTTCAAATCTCCCCTTGGCACAGGCGATTAGAAGTTGTGATGAAGAGAACACAagtttgcttccccttttctcgAGGAAAAAatctttcaaaatgaaaataaaaagaaaggaaagtAATGCCCGTGGGGGGGACAACAGATACATCGACGTTGGGGTGGAGGAAGAGGTTGCTACCAGAATAGATGAGGACTCTTCAAACGTGAGGGAGTCAAAATTGCAGAGGGGGCACTCCCCCCATCAGGAAGAGGCACAATTCGAGAAGGGTCACTCGAGGGAGCCCTCCACGTGCGAAAGGGACGAGAGAAATGTCTACGTGCAGGCGCCATTCTCCGTTTTTTCGCTGGACGAGTCGGGCGAGGAGTCCGAGGGGAGCGGCACagatggggaagaagcaggcGAGGAAGGCTAcacagaggaggaggacacAGATGATGAAGACACAGATAAAGGCTACACAGATGGGGCAACCCCCCCGCAGGGCAAATTGGCCCAACGGAGAGCggctgcaaaaggaaaagttaaaagaaaacataaCCCGCGTGCCGATGATGCCCACGCGCACGATCCCCCTGGAGAGACACCCTCctgtgaggaaaaaaaatcgcttcGAAGATGTCGCCAATCGAGAGTACCTTCTGGTGGTTCCCCCCCTCGTGATAAAATCCCATCCTGGGATGACGTCCAATTTGACCACAAGAAATTTCTGGTGGAGAGGTTCAAGAGCAGCGATTGCTACCTGATGGGGCAAgtcaaacgggggaagctcatttttaacaattttgaaagTAGTGCAGATGgcgacgatgatgaggagtTGCTCTTTTGA
- a CDS encoding hypothetical protein, conserved (encoded by transcript PVX_091010A), translating to MGKPEEVEKQDEVGNPEEVKKPEEVKKPEEVKKTEEVKTAATRGKPHRPRGKVLDKFEELIRLENIYEMKEIEMCYAHLSKEELIEKGILLSDLTIKTATKHSDNQNAYIIKLVKRRKKTKSNDLSDEENVENFNHNMFGKGSIVHFSRKRKRYCLDKEQTVVDKHSIIKDVVNIYVCSVHKVKKNQINLLVRHADELCKELNISSTCLLSDKSYFDVCLVNSEISMQRQLQAINLMKASLETPSDVLKILFFGKAPSQDAFLRRVMAVFRRRAQGGQKLESGELAPHGEVAPSGESPPSGESPPSGEVAPSGELPPSGEVALSGELPPPGESPPPGESPPSGEVALSGELPPPGESPPPGESPPSGESPLTGYPSAEDLANESKYIHQCDSTEWGSKNLNDSQKKAVYHCLYSKDIFCVHGPPGTGKTTVLCELIYQLVKREKKILVTGPSNVSVDNILAKCVAMNVKNVVRIGLKSKIKKDLWSYSYDEKIKTCDSYKLCADIDKDIEKMKAEIYKLKNKKKNERTPFDRKGIGNLKYEIRMLNKSRKKKRNIFFAELMNKNNVIFSTCSSSSNYELNKFVKNTNFLFDAVCIDECCQCTEPLCYIPLSLSKKNVFLFGDHKQLAPLVKYNKKGNKLNVTLFERLIKKYKRRISFFLKIQYRMNDLILKWSNKVFYEDRLVSHDSCKAITVQELFLPTQGGGNSLQAVRQASERKRGGKDRQKKVGKKKGKSKGKEKEKAEEEEEEGERETPQGGTNLRDLIQSYSYCPITWVETDGFDEFLDDTKELDMIQLEMKEKRGDKLGGRGPSEAAGLAAAGAAVVAPVEATPVTAGDLRDSGGRGEKRPDYEGPPGEGLNGLDIYEDSGSGGEDAVEEGESGSEGEAVNGAADGAANGEAAPTAALTANPEQKEKALQDAVQIDIDDVVNLNNKSRSNRGEAYVVYKLIERMLHADQISAKHICVITPYSKQMNLLKNIFYDNLYEEKNFTSDYKDIEIATVDSFQGREKEIVILSLVCSNYFKNIGFLKDYRRLNVAITRAKRHVVVVGNSSTISNDKLLNELYETVLTHGKVYMVNELLDVEQMPVGG from the coding sequence ATGGGGAAGCCGGAAGAGGTGGAGAAGCAGGATGAGGTGGGGAATCCTGAGGAGGTGAAAAAGCCGGAAGAGGTGAAAAAACCggaggaggtgaaaaaaacggaagaagTGAAGACAGCGGCCACCCGGGGAAAGCCGCACCGCCCGCGTGGAAAAGTGCTagacaaatttgaagagctCATCAGGCTGGAAAACATATacgaaatgaaagaaatagAAATGTGTTACGCGCATCTGAGCAAAGAGGAGCTGATCGAGAAGGGGATCCTCCTAAGCGACCTGACCATCAAAACAGCCACGAAGCATAGTGACAACCAAAATGCGTATATCATCAAATTagtaaaaaggagaaaaaaaacaaaatcaaATGATCTAagtgatgaagaaaatgtagaaaattttaaccACAATATGTTCGGTAAGGGGAGcattgttcatttttctagaaagaggaaaagataCTGCCTGGACAAGGAGCAGACCGTCGTGGACAAGCATTCGATAATAAAAGATGTCgtgaatatatatgtgtgtagcGTCCataaggtgaagaagaatcAAATTAATCTTTTGGTTAGACATGCAGACGAGTTGTGCAAGGAGCTAAACATCAGTAGCACCTGCTTGCTGAGCGATAAGAGCTACTTTGATGTGTGCCTCGTCAATAGTGAGATTTCTATGCAGCGTCAATTGCAGGCCATTAATTTGATGAAGGCCAGCTTGGAGACGCCCTCCGATGTGCTGAAGATCCTCTTTTTTGGGAAGGCTCCCTCGCAGGATGCGTTTCTGCGGCGGGTCATGGCCGTCTTCCGGAGGCGGgcgcagggggggcagaAGCTAGAAAGTGGGGAGTTAGCACCACATGGGGAGGTAGCACCATCCGGGGAGTCACCCCCATCCGGGGAGTCACCTCCATCTGGGGAGGTAGCCCCATCTGGGGAGTTGCCACCATCCGGGGAGGTAGCCCTATCCGGGGAGTTGCCACCACCTGGAGAGTCGCCACCACCTGGAGAATCACCCCCATCCGGGGAGGTAGCCCTATCCGGGGAGTTGCCACCACCTGGAGAGTCGCCACCACCTGGAGAGTCACCCCCATCCGGGGAGTCACCCCTCACTGGGTACCCCTCCGCGGAGGACCTGGCGAACGAATCGAAGTACATCCACCAGTGCGACAGCACCGaatggggaagcaaaaacCTAAACGACAGTCAGAAGAAGGCGGTGTACCACTGCCTGTACTCGAAGGACATTTTCTGCGTCCACGGGCCCCCCGGCACAGGAAAGACAACGGTGCTGTGCGAACTGATCTACCAGTTggtaaaaagggagaagaaaatccTGGTGACAGGACCAAGCAACGTTTCAGTGGATAACATATTGGCCAAATGTGTAGCCATGAATGTGAAGAACGTAGTTCGCATCGGACTCAAGtcaaagataaaaaaagacTTGTGGAGTTACAGCTAcgacgaaaaaataaaaacgtgcGATTCGTATAAGCTGTGTGCAGATATTGATAAGGACATAGAGAAGATGAAGGCAGAAATTTACAAattgaagaataaaaaaaaaaacgaaaggacTCCATTCGATAGAAAAGGAATAGGAAATTTGAAATACGAAATAAGGATGTTAAATAAAagtaggaagaaaaaaagaaatattttttttgcagaattgatgaataaaaacaacgtcattttttccacctgcTCAAGTAGCTCAAATTacgaattaaataaatttgtgaaaaatacaaattttctttttgatgCTGTTTGTATTGATGAGTGCTGTCAGTGCACGGAGCCTCTGTGCTACATCCCTCTGTCGCTATcaaagaaaaatgtgttcctttttggggaCCACAAACAGCTAGCTCCTCTGGTGAAATACAACAAGAAGGGGAACAAACTAAATGTCACTCTTTTCGAGAgacttattaaaaaatataaaaggaggatttccttcttccttaaAATTCAGTACCGAATGAATGACCTCATTTTGAAATGGTCCAACAAGGTGTTCTATGAGGACCGCCTCGTTTCGCACGACTCCTGCAAGGCCATCACGGTGCAGGAGCTCTTTCTGCccacccaggggggggggaactctCTCCAGGCGGTGAGACAAGCGAGTGAGCGGAAAAGGGGCGGCAAGgataggcaaaaaaaagtggggaagaagaaggggaaaagcaaagggaaagaaaaggagaaggcggaggaggaggaggaagagggggagcgcgaaaccccccaggggggcaCAAACCTGAGGGACCTGATTCAGAGCTACAGCTATTGCCCTATCACTTGGGTTGAGACCGACGGGTTCGATGAGTTTCTCGATGACACCAAGGAGCTGGACATGATACAGCTGGagatgaaggagaagaggggCGACAAGCTCGGCGGGAGGGGGCCCAGCGAAGCGGCGGGGTTAGCAGCGGCGGGGGCGGCGGTAGTAGCACCTGTGGAAGCAACTCCTGTTACTGCGGGAGACCTCCGCGATAGCggggggagaggagaaaaacgGCCCGATTATGAAGGTCCCCCCGGAGAGGGGTTAAACGGCCTTGACATCTATGAGGACAGCGgctcggggggggaggacgcCGTTGAGGAAGGTGAGTCAGGCTCGGAGGGGGAGGCAGTCAATGGGGCAGCCGATGGGGCAGCCAATGGGGAAGCCGCTCCAACCGCCGCTCTAACCGCCAACCcggagcagaaggagaaggcgcTGCAGGACGCCGTCCAAATCGACATCGACGACGTCGTGAACCTGAACAACAAGTCCAGAAGCAACAGAGGAGAGGCGTACGTCGTGTACAAGCTGATCGAGCGGATGCTGCATGCAGACCAGATTAGTGCCAAGCACATTTGCGTGATCACCCCCTATTCGAAGCAAATGAATTTactcaaaaatattttttacgacAATTTGTATGAAGAAAAGAATTTCACCTCAGATTACAAAGACATTGAAATTGCCACTGTGGATTCCTTccaggggagggaaaaagaGATCGTCATTTTGTCTCTTGTTTGTTCCAATTATTTTAAGAACATTGGGTTTTTGAAGGACTACCGACGGTTGAATGTGGCCATTACGCGGGCCAAGCGGCACGTCGTCGTGGTGGGCAATTCCAGCACCATATCCAACGACAAGCTGCTGAACGAGCTGTACGAGACGGTCCTCACCCACGGCAAGGTCTACATGGTGAATGAGTTGCTCGACGTGGAGCAGATGCCCGTGGGGGGGTAG